A single Sulfurimonas aquatica DNA region contains:
- a CDS encoding TerB family tellurite resistance protein yields the protein MLPYLSTVDVFDDYKNIDAIKNMLAVLLIKVILADEKKSIEEEKKLLEFYQQNFQMSVDEVVKLFIEVKNDNREFDLELQKLDSIFEQDHEVKSKILHYINSVIVCDGIVDKEYAIFEEIKGSVQ from the coding sequence ATGTTGCCTTATTTAAGTACAGTAGATGTGTTTGATGACTATAAAAATATAGATGCAATTAAAAATATGCTGGCTGTATTACTAATAAAAGTGATTCTAGCTGACGAAAAAAAGAGTATTGAAGAAGAGAAAAAGCTTTTAGAATTTTATCAACAGAATTTTCAGATGAGTGTAGATGAAGTCGTTAAATTATTTATAGAAGTAAAAAATGACAATAGAGAGTTTGATTTAGAATTACAAAAACTAGATAGTATATTTGAACAAGATCATGAAGTTAAAAGTAAAATACTTCATTATATAAATAGTGTTATTGTTTGCGACGGCATAGTCGATAAAGAATATGCCATATTTGAAGAGATAAAAGGTAGTGTTCAATAA
- a CDS encoding HEAT repeat domain-containing protein produces the protein MGHGCCNEILTHSDRVYALKEANELAIRIADEMTQENYHIFVTRDYYNRKVHWRMAEGANLDNNWITYIAIKKNYGLDVFIHSSDEKIRAAVGAQGYQSSVLINDKSALVRAGVAQSGYDLKKLINDEEPVVRCAVAKQGYGLDILISDENDRVRRTVAEQGYKTEILVNDKSPSVRTGLAKSGYELKTLMLDGDSNVSRAAREESLKKIVHCENDEEALKALTYIVNLPPISDVNIPGLWLNNMVIDEDIAIDIINKGYCLSYFINSNSSKIRATVAKQGYCLDVLINDKDPKVRSEVAKQGYGLDILIHDEDYWVRVDVVKQGYGLDILVKDTSSQVRECIADQGYGLDILLYDKDYDVRKAVARQGYGLDTLVYDENEYVRDEVARQGYRLDILVKDKDSYVKKAVISQGYCLENLLYDKGYGVSSDALEVIAEQASNMNEVVKIVDSVMQTIPDFIEKLHETTCINLMNMGFPLSYFMKHKHRYVINALVDRGYELKTFIHDDNYQTKQFAIRKLLDSCKDADEVTVIVKEALKVDSNYMNKIGLDDCTKFIDKGCPLKYFSNSRYITIQDLIRAQL, from the coding sequence ATGGGACATGGTTGTTGCAATGAGATACTAACGCATAGTGATAGAGTTTATGCTCTCAAAGAAGCGAACGAACTCGCTATTAGGATTGCTGATGAGATGACACAAGAGAATTATCATATATTTGTAACACGGGACTACTATAACAGAAAAGTGCATTGGAGGATGGCCGAAGGTGCTAACTTGGATAATAACTGGATAACTTACATAGCCATTAAAAAGAACTATGGTCTTGATGTTTTCATACATAGTAGCGATGAAAAGATTAGAGCTGCAGTTGGAGCACAAGGTTACCAATCTTCTGTACTTATTAATGATAAAAGTGCCTTAGTTCGTGCTGGAGTGGCACAGTCTGGATATGATCTAAAAAAACTTATAAATGATGAAGAACCGGTAGTGCGTTGTGCAGTGGCGAAACAAGGTTACGGTCTTGATATATTGATAAGCGATGAAAACGATAGAGTACGTCGTACGGTGGCCGAACAAGGATATAAAACTGAGATTTTAGTAAATGATAAAAGTCCAAGTGTCCGAACTGGTTTGGCAAAATCAGGATACGAGCTCAAAACCCTCATGCTAGATGGTGATTCTAATGTTAGTCGTGCAGCAAGAGAGGAGTCTCTTAAAAAGATAGTCCATTGTGAGAACGATGAGGAAGCACTAAAAGCACTTACATATATTGTGAATTTACCGCCTATCTCAGATGTTAACATTCCAGGACTTTGGCTAAACAATATGGTTATAGATGAAGATATAGCCATTGACATTATAAATAAAGGGTACTGTTTGTCGTACTTTATCAATAGTAATAGCTCAAAAATAAGAGCTACTGTTGCCAAACAAGGGTATTGTTTAGATGTATTGATAAATGATAAAGATCCAAAAGTACGTAGCGAGGTCGCTAAGCAAGGGTATGGACTTGATATACTTATTCATGATGAAGATTATTGGGTGCGTGTTGATGTTGTAAAACAAGGCTATGGTCTAGACATTTTAGTAAAAGACACATCCTCTCAAGTTCGTGAGTGTATCGCCGATCAAGGTTATGGACTAGACATTCTACTCTACGACAAAGACTATGATGTTCGTAAAGCAGTCGCACGACAAGGATATGGGCTTGATACATTGGTATACGACGAAAATGAATATGTACGTGATGAAGTAGCTAGACAAGGATATCGCCTTGATATACTAGTAAAAGATAAAGATAGCTATGTAAAAAAAGCTGTGATTTCTCAAGGATATTGCTTGGAGAATCTTCTTTACGACAAGGGATATGGTGTTTCCAGTGATGCTTTAGAAGTAATTGCAGAGCAAGCCTCTAATATGAACGAAGTAGTAAAAATAGTTGACTCCGTTATGCAGACCATTCCTGATTTTATTGAAAAACTTCATGAAACAACTTGCATAAATCTGATGAATATGGGATTTCCCTTGAGCTATTTCATGAAACACAAACATCGATATGTCATTAATGCACTTGTTGATAGAGGATATGAACTAAAGACCTTTATACACGATGATAATTATCAAACTAAACAGTTTGCAATTCGTAAATTATTAGACAGTTGTAAAGATGCAGATGAAGTTACAGTAATTGTTAAAGAAGCTTTAAAAGTTGATTCTAATTATATGAATAAAATTGGCCTGGATGATTGCACCAAATTCATAGACAAAGGATGTCCTTTGAAGTACTTTTCAAACAGCCGCTATATAACTATTCAAGATCTAATAAGAGCTCAACTGTGA
- a CDS encoding AAA family ATPase: MNNTKTFRLFISSTFSDFQLERRVLHEKVFPEIDKHCTEQGYQFQPVDLRWGVNNEAQLDQKTLELCLNEVRACKHFPHPNFLIMLGNRYGWVSLPYAIKKSEFESILDFYTNNSSALQLLNEWYIEDSNHLIEDLHAYVLKPREPKGAYADWQDWEKLENELRALLQDAANALFKGTPQYTKYFLSATEAEVQEGIFKYLQPTKFQLEMQEEYTEISEIDQDYVYGFVRSINDHETADLSNEPAKSFIDKDQTNVTNFKKELIENTLNKSNLLPADVTLSGDINNPFTDKSYLLEFETFMIDKLKLAVNKQIAEAQEISQLTQERSEQQRFQSLKTKVFFGREEELEVIQKYIDSDNTQPFIVHGVSGIGKSSFMAKVIEQTEEALIYTIADRFIGVTSSSSNTRALLESLINDLAAQKVLVLPETLKQDNNQFNQQVKELLLTIEKPTVIILDALDQLQNKDYLQWLPLELPSNLKIILSMLDQKGYEHYYDLLKNKLDKKNQLNIEALNDAAATQTLKSLLKKEKHSLTPQQFEYTLEKFRESKSSPLYLKIAFEEVKTWKSTDTNEELRVGIQEVIKEFIDNLTEKYHHSPKIVHKLLGLIYASKNGLSEKEILDLLSRDESILTDLEEFNKLDLTIDGETVRRFPISIWARLHEQLKPFINERTIDNQNLISFFHRQIDEAVHNCIYKENSQLLHKELADYFLTLQDKDKLWDKRYYNLHMLEETPYQLFHAKDGKRLKEILIDLEFSGSVYNNHKEETFTEVLEKAVEIDGITDDEIDSWKKFFLEKAHLITGVDGINWRASQSLFQLAYEDGDNSPLSHNAEQLLEKDRVDFLWLKKRNRPKKFKRTGLLKVLEGHSDTIFGTEIFKDGRILSYSVDNTLRLWDSEGEPLRILEGHTSAVKGAKILEDGKILSYSRNETLRLWSSEGEALRILEGHTYIVSGVEILEDGRILSYSADNTLRLWSSEGEALRILEGHTSAVKGAKILEDGKILSYSEDNTLRLWSSEGEPLRILEGHTDYVSGVKILEDGRILSYSADNTLRLWSSEGEPLRILEGHTGFVNGVAVLEDGRILSYSGVAVLEDGRIPSYSKDKTLRLWSSEGEPLRILEGHTSTVKGAKILEDGRILSYSADNTLRLWSNEGKALAVLEGHTSYVNGIEILEDGRILSYSADNTLRLWSSEGEPLRILEGHTGFVNGVAVLEDRRILSYSADNTLRLWSNEEKALAVLEGHTDHVSGAEILEDEKILSYSWDKTLRLWSSEGEPLRILEGHTSFVNGAKVLEDGRILSYSEDNTLRLWSSEGEPLRILEGHTSAVKGAKILEDGKILSYSKDKTLRLWSNEGKALAILEGHTSYISGAKILEDGRILSYSVDKTLRLWSSEGEPLRILEGHTDNVSGAKILEDGRILSYSWDDTLRLWSSEGEPLRILEGHTRAVIGAKILVDGRILSYSSDVTLRLWSNQGKALAVLEGHTGFIDGAKILENGRILSCSYDKTLRLWSNEGEKLCLWNIAVESISFNKVTEKSFLALSDKYLLIYDFYDGNEAISINVLAKELENSLYEDGI; the protein is encoded by the coding sequence GTGAACAATACAAAAACATTTAGACTATTTATATCATCAACTTTCAGTGACTTCCAACTTGAACGTCGAGTCTTACATGAGAAGGTCTTTCCAGAGATAGACAAGCATTGTACGGAACAAGGATATCAGTTCCAACCCGTTGACCTGCGCTGGGGTGTTAACAATGAAGCACAACTTGATCAAAAAACTCTAGAGTTATGTCTCAACGAAGTTCGTGCTTGTAAGCACTTCCCTCATCCAAACTTTCTTATAATGCTCGGAAACCGTTATGGATGGGTATCTCTTCCTTATGCTATTAAAAAGAGTGAGTTTGAGAGTATCCTAGACTTTTATACAAATAACTCTAGTGCTCTTCAACTATTAAATGAATGGTACATCGAAGATAGCAATCATCTCATAGAAGATTTACATGCCTATGTACTAAAGCCGAGAGAACCTAAAGGAGCATATGCAGACTGGCAAGATTGGGAAAAGCTAGAGAATGAACTTCGTGCACTTCTTCAAGATGCCGCCAATGCACTTTTCAAAGGAACACCACAATATACCAAATACTTTCTCTCAGCCACAGAAGCAGAAGTCCAAGAGGGGATATTCAAGTATCTTCAACCTACCAAGTTTCAACTAGAAATGCAAGAAGAATATACTGAAATCTCTGAAATCGATCAGGACTATGTCTATGGATTTGTCCGTAGCATCAACGATCATGAAACAGCAGACCTTTCAAACGAACCTGCAAAGTCATTCATCGACAAAGACCAAACAAATGTCACTAACTTTAAAAAAGAACTTATTGAAAATACCCTAAATAAATCTAACCTTCTTCCAGCAGATGTTACCCTCAGTGGGGATATAAATAACCCATTCACAGATAAGAGCTATCTTTTAGAGTTTGAGACCTTTATGATAGATAAGCTCAAGCTTGCAGTAAATAAACAGATAGCAGAAGCACAAGAAATCTCACAGCTTACTCAAGAGAGAAGTGAGCAGCAAAGATTTCAGAGTTTAAAGACAAAGGTCTTCTTTGGAAGAGAAGAAGAATTAGAAGTAATTCAAAAGTATATAGATAGTGACAATACTCAACCTTTCATTGTCCATGGTGTCTCAGGCATAGGTAAGTCATCATTTATGGCTAAAGTAATTGAGCAGACAGAAGAGGCACTAATATATACAATTGCTGATCGCTTTATTGGTGTTACTTCATCCTCATCAAACACGAGAGCATTACTAGAGTCTCTAATCAATGACCTTGCGGCACAAAAAGTTCTAGTACTACCAGAGACTTTAAAACAAGATAATAATCAATTCAACCAACAAGTAAAAGAACTTCTACTAACAATAGAAAAGCCTACAGTGATAATACTAGATGCTCTAGATCAACTTCAAAACAAAGACTACTTACAGTGGCTACCACTTGAGTTACCCTCAAACCTAAAGATCATTCTCTCTATGTTAGATCAAAAAGGGTATGAACATTACTATGACCTTTTAAAGAATAAACTTGATAAAAAAAACCAACTAAATATCGAAGCACTAAATGATGCTGCTGCAACACAGACACTCAAAAGCTTACTTAAAAAAGAAAAGCATTCACTAACACCACAGCAGTTTGAGTATACACTTGAGAAATTTAGAGAAAGTAAGAGTTCTCCACTTTACCTCAAGATAGCATTTGAAGAGGTAAAGACATGGAAGAGTACGGATACAAATGAAGAACTTAGAGTTGGTATACAAGAGGTTATAAAAGAGTTTATTGACAACCTCACTGAAAAATACCACCATTCCCCAAAAATAGTACATAAACTTTTAGGACTTATATACGCATCCAAAAATGGTCTGAGTGAAAAGGAAATACTTGACCTTCTAAGCCGTGATGAATCAATACTTACTGATCTTGAGGAGTTTAATAAACTTGACCTCACTATAGATGGTGAGACAGTACGACGATTTCCCATCTCAATATGGGCAAGACTGCATGAACAGTTAAAACCTTTTATCAATGAGAGAACAATTGATAATCAAAATCTCATATCATTTTTCCACAGACAAATAGATGAAGCAGTACATAACTGTATATATAAAGAGAATTCTCAGCTGTTACATAAAGAACTAGCCGATTACTTCTTGACACTGCAAGATAAAGATAAACTTTGGGATAAACGCTATTACAATCTTCACATGTTGGAAGAGACTCCATACCAACTCTTTCATGCAAAAGATGGCAAAAGACTAAAAGAGATTCTGATTGATCTTGAATTTTCTGGAAGTGTTTATAATAACCATAAGGAAGAGACCTTTACAGAGGTACTCGAAAAAGCTGTAGAAATTGATGGTATTACTGATGATGAGATTGACTCATGGAAAAAGTTTTTTCTTGAAAAAGCACACCTTATTACTGGGGTGGATGGAATTAACTGGAGGGCTAGTCAATCTTTGTTTCAGTTAGCTTATGAAGATGGAGACAACTCTCCTCTAAGCCATAATGCAGAACAGCTACTTGAGAAAGATAGAGTAGATTTTTTATGGTTAAAAAAGAGGAATAGACCTAAAAAGTTTAAAAGAACTGGATTGTTAAAGGTTTTAGAGGGGCATTCTGATACTATATTTGGTACAGAAATATTCAAAGATGGAAGGATACTCTCTTATTCAGTAGATAATACCTTAAGACTATGGGATTCTGAAGGTGAGCCTTTAAGAATTTTAGAAGGGCATACCAGTGCTGTAAAGGGTGCAAAGATTCTAGAAGACGGAAAGATACTCTCTTATTCACGAAATGAGACTCTGAGACTATGGAGTTCTGAAGGTGAGGCTTTGAGAATTTTAGAAGGGCATACTTATATTGTAAGCGGAGTAGAGATTCTAGAAGATGGAAGAATACTCTCTTATTCTGCTGATAATACTTTAAGACTCTGGAGTTCTGAAGGTGAGGCTTTGAGAATTTTAGAGGGGCATACCAGTGCTGTAAAGGGTGCAAAGATTCTAGAAGACGGAAAGATACTCTCTTATTCAGAGGATAATACTTTAAGACTATGGAGTTCTGAAGGTGAGCCTTTAAGAATTTTAGAGGGGCATACTGATTATGTAAGTGGTGTAAAGATTCTAGAAGACGGAAGAATACTCTCTTATTCTGCTGATAATACTTTAAGACTCTGGAGTTCTGAAGGTGAGCCTTTGAGAATTTTAGAGGGGCATACTGGTTTTGTAAATGGTGTAGCGGTTCTAGAAGATGGAAGAATACTTTCTTATTCAGGTGTAGCGGTTCTAGAAGATGGAAGAATACCCTCTTATTCAAAGGATAAAACTTTAAGACTATGGAGTTCTGAAGGTGAGCCTTTAAGAATTTTAGAAGGGCATACCAGCACTGTAAAGGGTGCAAAGATTCTAGAAGATGGAAGAATACTCTCTTATTCTGCTGATAATACTTTAAGACTATGGAGTAATGAGGGAAAAGCTTTAGCTGTTTTAGAGGGGCATACTAGTTATGTAAATGGCATAGAGATTCTAGAAGATGGAAGAATACTCTCTTATTCTGCTGATAATACCTTAAGACTCTGGAGTTCTGAAGGTGAGCCTTTGAGAATTTTAGAGGGGCATACTGGTTTTGTAAATGGTGTAGCGGTTCTAGAAGATCGAAGAATACTTTCTTATTCTGCTGATAATACTTTAAGACTCTGGAGTAATGAAGAAAAAGCTTTAGCTGTTTTAGAGGGACATACTGATCATGTAAGTGGTGCAGAGATCTTAGAAGATGAAAAGATACTTTCTTACTCATGGGATAAAACTTTAAGACTCTGGAGTTCTGAAGGTGAGCCTTTAAGAATTTTAGAAGGGCATACTAGTTTTGTAAATGGTGCAAAGGTTCTAGAAGATGGAAGAATACTCTCTTATTCAGAGGATAATACTTTAAGACTATGGAGTTCTGAAGGTGAGCCTTTAAGAATTTTAGAAGGGCATACCAGTGCTGTAAAGGGTGCAAAGATTCTAGAAGACGGAAAGATACTCTCTTATTCAAAGGATAAAACTTTAAGACTATGGAGTAATGAAGGAAAAGCTTTAGCTATTTTAGAGGGGCATACTAGTTATATAAGTGGTGCAAAGATTCTAGAAGATGGAAGAATACTCTCTTATTCTGTTGATAAGACTTTAAGACTATGGAGTTCTGAAGGTGAGCCTTTGAGAATTTTAGAGGGACATACTGATAATGTAAGTGGTGCAAAGATTCTAGAAGATGGAAGGATACTCTCTTACTCATGGGATGATACTTTAAGACTATGGAGTTCTGAAGGTGAGCCTTTAAGAATTTTAGAAGGGCATACCCGTGCTGTAATTGGTGCAAAAATTCTAGTTGACGGAAGAATACTCTCTTACTCAAGTGATGTGACTTTAAGACTATGGAGTAATCAAGGAAAAGCTTTAGCTGTTTTAGAGGGGCATACTGGTTTTATAGATGGTGCAAAGATTCTAGAAAATGGAAGGATACTCTCTTGTTCATATGATAAGACTCTAAGACTCTGGAGCAATGAAGGTGAAAAACTGTGTCTATGGAATATTGCAGTTGAAAGTATATCCTTTAATAAGGTTACTGAAAAATCATTTCTAGCCCTCTCAGATAAATATTTACTTATCTATGATTTTTATGATGGTAATGAAGCAATATCTATAAATGTACTTGCCAAAGAACTTGAAAACTCTTTATATGAAGATGGGATATAG
- a CDS encoding helix-turn-helix transcriptional regulator codes for MEGSDHDKYLSRISLMMDYLAINGPTHMKVLAEEYGTSERTIRRDIDERLHFFPIEIKRGIVTLEEGFNLDDKSLRENELLITELALNSIKGIDEVVDKTLHTVRAKLSYPLFFSPYNLKAELYEPINMNSELLNKIEDAITNRNVSSIKSNDLTSSIDPYKVVAFDGIWYLFAKDRNDMKIKTYLISNIQEFRASTKVYSTTHVNTDELLENVHTAWFEDGNSFDVTVKVKKEIAHYFELKKHLSSQEIIKKNVDSSIIVKFSVSCDEDVDNLIKAWLPHIEVIKPERFRKKLISELELYVKELKNYTL; via the coding sequence ATGGAAGGAAGTGACCACGATAAATATTTATCAAGAATAAGCTTAATGATGGACTATTTAGCTATAAATGGACCTACTCATATGAAGGTTTTAGCCGAAGAGTATGGAACTTCTGAACGTACAATTAGAAGAGACATTGATGAAAGGCTTCACTTTTTTCCAATAGAGATAAAAAGAGGGATTGTTACTCTAGAAGAAGGCTTTAACTTAGATGACAAATCCCTTAGAGAAAATGAGCTTCTTATTACAGAATTAGCGTTAAATAGTATAAAGGGCATTGACGAGGTAGTGGACAAAACTCTTCACACTGTTAGAGCAAAGCTTTCATACCCACTTTTTTTTAGCCCGTATAATCTTAAAGCCGAACTCTATGAACCTATAAATATGAACTCCGAACTATTAAACAAAATAGAAGACGCTATCACTAATCGTAATGTCTCTAGTATCAAAAGTAATGATTTAACATCATCTATAGACCCTTATAAGGTAGTTGCCTTTGATGGTATCTGGTACCTATTTGCAAAAGATAGAAATGACATGAAAATAAAAACCTATTTAATTTCAAATATACAAGAATTTCGAGCGTCAACAAAAGTATACTCAACTACACATGTTAATACAGATGAACTTTTAGAAAACGTACATACAGCTTGGTTTGAAGATGGCAATAGTTTTGATGTAACTGTTAAAGTTAAAAAAGAGATTGCTCACTACTTTGAACTAAAAAAACACCTTTCATCTCAGGAAATTATAAAAAAGAATGTTGATAGTTCCATCATCGTTAAGTTTAGTGTTAGCTGTGATGAAGATGTGGACAACCTCATTAAAGCATGGCTACCACACATAGAAGTAATCAAGCCTGAAAGATTTAGAAAAAAACTTATCAGTGAACTTGAATTATATGTAAAAGAGTTAAAAAACTATACTCTTTAA
- a CDS encoding TraM recognition domain-containing protein codes for MANMGFIQTREPETCLEDLIMVPETFTHSIAFGQTGCGKTSSFIYPNLKNRLELGHGILVYDYKGKEHFSVKVLAESLGRLDDVVEIGKPWGKSINIIQNMDEDELDKFFSNILSHGKDGKYWENSAKSLGQSVLKVLKSVEDFCIEYESIETDEKERSALKSKISVPTKKTIASLVEICSTFENLCDFINKLEKTQRHMENLIEESLQKNLKETQDIKLLKQKYTRLIREKEKFKTVLEDTQVSLDSFGKDSNENLTQNIMGSLISPLVSLSQNIMFNTNSFDIASALNQGKIIVVNVESMSDVVVESLNNTILYELSKRTNKMNLHPISIFIDEIQRVVSKNSDLPIDVFREAKVDLILATQNSALLKDKLEDEKFEALMGNLTQKYYFKSSSDEEINSINELRVLEGFEYLCSSDDYSKVQCSTPIFITESEKLKIEYKYQKELKVLFHFLYVQQDKPYVLNYDARLFKSKKVIAINIKTFKESIEDSMSHYDYSDLSCEVDFLFKKTMKLMDKYPSVEIDKSSLLLDSMDFEEELRIV; via the coding sequence ATGGCTAACATGGGTTTTATACAAACAAGAGAACCAGAGACTTGTTTAGAAGATCTAATAATGGTTCCAGAAACATTTACTCACTCTATCGCGTTTGGACAAACAGGTTGTGGAAAAACATCTAGCTTTATCTACCCAAATCTTAAAAATAGACTTGAGCTTGGACATGGGATTTTAGTTTATGACTACAAAGGAAAAGAGCACTTTAGTGTTAAAGTTTTAGCAGAGTCTCTTGGTAGACTTGATGATGTAGTTGAGATAGGAAAACCATGGGGTAAAAGTATAAATATAATTCAAAATATGGATGAGGACGAACTAGACAAATTCTTTTCAAATATATTAAGTCATGGTAAGGATGGTAAGTACTGGGAAAACAGTGCTAAATCACTTGGACAAAGTGTACTAAAGGTTTTAAAGTCTGTAGAGGACTTTTGTATAGAGTACGAATCAATTGAAACTGATGAAAAAGAAAGATCTGCACTGAAGTCAAAAATATCGGTTCCAACAAAAAAAACTATTGCTTCTTTAGTAGAAATTTGTTCTACTTTTGAAAATCTATGTGACTTTATAAATAAACTCGAAAAAACTCAGCGACATATGGAAAACCTGATAGAGGAGAGCTTACAAAAGAATTTAAAAGAGACCCAAGATATTAAGTTGTTAAAACAAAAATACACAAGACTAATACGAGAAAAAGAGAAGTTTAAAACTGTACTAGAGGATACTCAAGTTTCCTTAGATAGCTTTGGTAAGGACTCAAATGAAAATCTCACTCAAAATATCATGGGTTCGTTAATCTCTCCATTAGTGAGTCTTTCACAAAATATTATGTTTAATACTAATTCATTCGACATTGCATCAGCTTTAAACCAAGGTAAGATCATCGTTGTAAATGTAGAGTCTATGTCTGATGTTGTAGTGGAAAGTTTAAACAACACCATACTTTATGAACTAAGCAAACGCACAAATAAGATGAACCTGCATCCCATCTCTATATTTATAGACGAGATTCAAAGAGTAGTAAGTAAAAACTCTGACTTGCCTATAGATGTTTTTAGAGAGGCAAAAGTCGACTTAATACTTGCTACTCAAAACTCTGCTCTACTTAAAGATAAACTTGAAGATGAAAAGTTTGAAGCTCTAATGGGAAATCTAACCCAAAAATATTACTTTAAAAGTTCTAGTGATGAAGAGATAAACTCTATAAACGAATTAAGAGTCCTAGAAGGTTTCGAGTATCTTTGCTCAAGTGATGACTATTCTAAAGTTCAGTGCTCTACTCCAATATTTATAACAGAATCTGAAAAACTGAAAATAGAGTATAAATATCAAAAAGAACTTAAAGTACTATTTCATTTTTTATATGTGCAACAAGATAAACCTTATGTACTAAATTATGACGCGAGACTTTTTAAAAGTAAGAAAGTGATTGCAATAAACATCAAAACATTCAAAGAAAGTATAGAGGATTCAATGTCCCACTATGATTATTCAGATCTCTCTTGTGAAGTCGATTTTTTATTTAAGAAAACAATGAAACTTATGGATAAATATCCTTCTGTTGAGATTGATAAGAGCAGTTTACTTTTAGACTCTATGGATTTTGAAGAGGAACTTCGCATAGTATAA
- a CDS encoding IS256 family transposase, producing MKIEIDAEQFARDIKAGKSISGKDGALSSLIKQLTEAALSAEIDSHLTQDISKNRKNGYATKTMKSEHGEFELDVPRDRSGSFEPEIVKKNQRTMSGEIEDKILALYSHGNSYSQIAKLIEDIYGVGFSKGAISTVTDKIIPMLQEWKVRPLEEVYPFIFLDAIHYKVKEDGRYISKAFYTVLGVGIDGKKEILGLYLNESEGAKFWLQVLTDLSHRGVKDILIASVDGLKGFPEAINSVYPDTEVQLCIVHQIRNSLKYVGSANQKQFAKELKKVYQAFTKEEAEIELDKLEEKWGKKYPIVFTSWRNKWDNLSVYFKYPADIRKVIYTTNIIESVHRQFRTLTKTKGAFPNDNSLLKLLYMGIQNASKKWTMPVRNWSLTISQLSIHFEGRLDKALNL from the coding sequence ATGAAGATAGAAATAGATGCAGAGCAATTTGCTCGTGATATAAAGGCTGGTAAGAGTATCAGTGGTAAAGATGGAGCATTAAGCTCTTTAATAAAGCAACTTACAGAAGCTGCTCTCTCCGCAGAAATAGATTCCCATTTAACACAAGATATCTCAAAGAACCGTAAAAATGGCTATGCCACTAAAACTATGAAAAGTGAACATGGTGAATTTGAACTTGATGTTCCAAGAGACCGTAGTGGTAGTTTTGAGCCTGAGATTGTAAAGAAAAATCAACGAACTATGTCAGGTGAGATAGAAGATAAAATACTTGCTCTTTACTCTCATGGTAACAGCTACTCTCAAATAGCAAAGCTTATCGAAGATATTTACGGTGTAGGCTTTTCTAAGGGTGCAATCAGTACAGTAACAGATAAAATAATACCTATGCTTCAAGAGTGGAAAGTTCGTCCTCTTGAAGAAGTATATCCTTTTATATTTTTAGATGCGATTCACTATAAAGTAAAAGAGGATGGAAGATATATCTCAAAAGCATTTTATACCGTTCTCGGTGTCGGCATTGATGGGAAGAAAGAGATACTTGGTCTCTATCTCAATGAGAGTGAAGGTGCTAAGTTCTGGCTACAGGTACTTACTGATTTATCTCATCGTGGTGTTAAAGATATACTCATCGCTTCCGTTGATGGTTTAAAAGGCTTTCCTGAAGCCATAAACTCAGTCTATCCTGACACAGAAGTACAACTCTGTATTGTTCATCAAATCCGAAATTCACTTAAATATGTAGGTTCCGCTAATCAAAAGCAGTTCGCAAAAGAGTTGAAGAAAGTCTATCAAGCCTTTACGAAAGAAGAAGCTGAAATTGAACTCGATAAGCTTGAAGAAAAATGGGGTAAAAAATATCCAATCGTTTTTACTTCTTGGAGAAATAAATGGGATAATCTGTCTGTATATTTTAAATATCCAGCTGATATTAGAAAAGTAATCTATACCACCAATATCATTGAGTCTGTGCATCGACAGTTCAGAACACTGACTAAGACTAAAGGTGCTTTCCCTAATGATAATAGCTTATTAAAATTACTCTATATGGGCATCCAGAATGCCTCAAAAAAATGGACTATGCCAGTTAGAAACTGGAGCTTAACTATCTCTCAACTCTCAATTCACTTTGAGGGGAGATTAGATAAAGCTCTTAATTTATGA